One segment of Phragmites australis chromosome 13, lpPhrAust1.1, whole genome shotgun sequence DNA contains the following:
- the LOC133887862 gene encoding PTI1-like tyrosine-protein kinase 3 has protein sequence MGWWESAKAMFGDSGNLGCFPRIGRKQSKNSYAYPADPEKRSEPGGPAAEEVVTVEVPEVPLRELNEITGSFSGEKLIGQGSYAKVYRVTLRSGRPAVVKRLEKPSKRATNVVFLKQLSAASRLKHENFVRLLGYTISGDLRVLVYEFATMGTLHDVLHGDRGVLVREPEQPSIGRPVLSWAHRVQIALDAARGLEYLHEMVRPAVTHKDVRSTNVLIFEGFRAKIADYNMFSQAADMARLNRSTHTLGSFGYQAPEYAMMGQMTDKSDVYSFGIVLLELLTGRKPLDRTLPQGQRSLVNWATPILTEDRVQECIDPSLGDEYPPAGALKLSRIAVQCLQYDPAFRPSMGTVARVINYAVLRDQQGVV, from the exons ATGGGGTGGTGGGAGAGCGCGAAGGCCATGTTCGGGGACAGCGGCAACCTCGGCTGCTTCCCTCGGATTGGGAGGAAGCAGTCCAAGAACTCGTACGCTTACCCGGCGGATCCTG AAAAACGGAGTGAACCGGGCGGCCCCGCCGCGGAGGAAGTGGTGACCGTGGAGGTGCCGGAGGTGCCGTTGCGGGAGCTGAACGAGATAACCGGCTCCTTCTCGGGCGAGAAGCTGATCGGGCAGGGGTCCTACGCCAAGGTGTACCGGGTCACGCTGCGGAGCGGCAGGCCCGCCGTCGTCAAGAGGCTCGAGAAGCCCTCCAAGCGCGCGACCAACGTCGTCTTCCTCAAGCAGCTGTCGGCGGCGTCGAGGCTGAAGCACGAAAACTTCGTCCGGCTGCTCGGGTACACCATCAGCGGCGACCTCCGTGTGCTCGTCTACGAGTTCGCCACCATGGGCACCCTCCACGACGTCCTGCACG GAGACAGGGGGGTGCTGGTGCGGGAGCCGGAGCAGCCCAGCATCGGCAGGCCGGTGCTGAGCTGGGCGCACCGCGTGCAGATCGCGCTGGACGCGGCGCGGGGCCTGGAGTACCTGCACGAGATGGTGCGCCCGGCGGTGACGCACAAGGACGTGCGGTCCACCAACGTGCTGATCTTCGAGGGGTTCAGGGCCAAGATCGCCGACTACAACATGTTCAGCCAGGCCGCGGACATGGCGCGTCTCAACCGGTCCACGCACACGCTCGGCTCCTTCGGCTACCAGGCGCCCGA gTACGCCATGATGGGCCAGATGACCGACAAGagcgacgtgtacagcttcggaATTGTTCTCCTGGAGCTCTTGACGGGGAGGAAGCCGTTGGACCGGACGTTGCCGCAGGGCCAGCGAAGCCTGGTGAACTGG GCAACGCCAATACTGACGGAAGACAGAGTTCAGGAATGCATCGACCCGAGCCTTGGCGATGAGTATCCTCCTGCCGGAGCACTCAAG CTCAGCAGAATCGCAGTGCAGTGCCTGCAGTACGACCCCGCCTTCCGGCCGTCCATGGGCACCGTCGCCCGCGTGATCAACTACGCCGTCCTTCGAGACCAGCAGGGCGTGGTCTGA